One window of the Esox lucius isolate fEsoLuc1 chromosome 8, fEsoLuc1.pri, whole genome shotgun sequence genome contains the following:
- the fryl gene encoding protein furry homolog-like isoform X8, whose protein sequence is MEFLRSLVPAVMSGDGGTLETGGVLSRDTGPRLLRMKRLGLLAMGQTIEEDQDGLVSTSTARPARCSRTNRIKASAPVNSVSRRRAPSVAPQLWEKRNATAMSSITIDPELKPGEFVIKSLFAEFAVLAEKKIEVVMAEPLEKPLSRSLQRGEDAQFDQLISSMSSVAEHCLPSLLRTLFDWYRRQSGTEDESYEYRPRSSTKSKGDEQHRDKDYLLERRDLAIDFIFCLVSVEVLKQIPLHPVPDVLVHEVLNLAFKHFKHKEGYSGPNTGNVHIIADLYAEVIGVLTQSKFQAVRKKFITELKELRQKEQSPYVVQSIISLIMGMKFFRVKMYPVEDFEASFQFMQECAQYFLEVKDKDVKHALAGLFVEILIPVAAAVKNEVNVPCLKNFVEMLYQTTFDLSSRKKHSLALYPLVTCLLCVSQKQFFLNNWHIFLTNCLSHLKMPSNNSIRKQIETLQNKDPKMSRVALESLYRLLWVYIIRIKCESNTVTQSRLLSIVSALFPKGSRSVVPRDTPLNIFVKIIQFIAQERLDFAMKEIIYDLLCVGKSHKTFTINPERMNIGLRAFLVIADSLQQKDGEPPMPTTGVIMPSGNTLRVKKIFLATTLTDEEAKVIGMSLYYPAVRKALDNILRHLDKEVGRSMSMTSVQMSNKEPEDMITGERKPKIDLFRTCVAAIPRLIPDGMSRQDLIELLAKLTIHMDEELRGLAFTTLQALMVDFPEWREDVLSGFVYFVVREVTDVHPTLLDNAVKMLLQLISQWRQAVQTSNKSHEAQQGPGSGTPLPLERSPLWGVLHVVEGLALVVLCSCRPATRRLAVNVLKEVRALHTALGIAKGDEELAIDVMDRVSASVLESFIHLTGADQTNLLYCPSGIDLQTLAEWSSSPISHQFDVVSPSHIWVFAHVTQGQDPWAISLSSYLRQEHLPKHCPTAVSYAWMFAYTRLQLLSPQVDINSPINAKKVNSLSSSSDSYVGLWRNYLILCCSSATSSPNSSSSSTSGSVRCSPPETLASTPDSGYSYDSKIIGTPSPSSLFKHVVPMMRSESMDITESLVLGLGRTNPVAFRELIEELNLIIKEALERRPENMKRRRRRDILRVQLVRIFELLADAGVISQTTSGGLDGESHSLNSTLLEYVDLTRQLLEAENDKDSDTLKDIRCHFSALVANIIQNVPVHQRRTIFPQQSLRHSLFMLFSHWAGPFSIMFTPLDRYSDRNMQINRHQYCALKAMSAVLCCGPVADNVGLSSDGYLYKWLDNILDSQDRKVHQLGCEAVMLLLELNPDQSNLMFWAVDRCYTGSRRVAAGCFRAIANVFHNRDYQFDTVVLLNLILFKAADSSRDIYEVAMQLLQILEPKLFRYAHKLEIQRTDGILTPPSPLPHLYSVSYYQLSEELARTYPELTMPIFSEVSQRIQTAHPGGRQVMLHYLLPWMNNVELVDFKPSPRRQEEAPMGEEEEDARERDLMMVNSRRWLRGEGWGSPHATTMVLNNLMFMTAKYGDEFAWSEIENVWTTLADSWPKNLKIILHFLISMSGVNSEPSLLPYVKRVVVYLGRDKTMQLLEELMFELDLTDPVSSAVTHMDNPPYYRITSSYKIPSVTSAAPRCLSRSLSTGTTSSSNTMVPGAEGHHDTSKNKDPNMDDSYVHLDIYSGLNSNLNRQHHRLESRYSSSSGGSYEEEKSDSMPLYANWRLKVMDHNRPEPLPFPPTGGCWSPLVDYLPETNTPGVPLHRCNIAVILLTDLIVDHGVKVEWSAYIHLLLHSIFIGFDHQHPEVYEHCKRLLLHLLVVQGTNSSVQSLASVLLRNREYNDPKVLTVKPTPHQFNLTGVCDFVPDYQPSPMTDSGLSSSSTSSSISLGAGGTPLPHLTPALINEVDVTAEQDEKVKALIEFVTSRKRGPLWNHEDVSPKNPHIKSADQLSVFLRHVVTVFKQSESGFQLDQLLSEVALQTALSCSSRHYAGRSFQIFRALKQPLTAATLSAVLSRLVETVGDPGEEAQGFVIELLLTLESGIDTLADTVKNYDLLIALAQASAPEHSLGAKFAANRKSTGQLNLSSGGLFLPGHYPHGHARSNSLRASLMGERKGDRRRSNTLDVADRLCGSHGNLARTRSLSSLREGGGGGPGREATPPVDPSNLMATVFWIATSLLESDYEFEYLLALRLLNKLLGQLPLEKADSRERLERVQAKLKWYSFPGLLQLFLKGFTSTSTQELTIHLLSKLISVSRHTLVDPSQVAGKRAGFPLNILCLLPHLIQHFDNPTPFCKETADKIAKVCAEEKTSTLSNKSATLSNLAHMMTLYSTHSYSRDYSNWINVVCRYLHDAFPEITFNLVTYLAELLEKGLPSMQQSLLQIIYSLLSHIDLSAAPVKQFNLEIMKIIGKYIQSPYWKEAQNILKLVVSRSASLVVPDEMQRSYSTESSGSPEIAFTRIFNNSSKELPGKTLDFHFDISETPIIGHKYGDQRTAAGRNGKPQVIAVTRSTSSTSSGSNSNGLVPVSWKRPQLSQRRTREKLMNVLSLCGAESGIPKNPSVRHPACQTVVFSSNEDLDSGDQQTSLIPTVEEAVREEEVQGEDAGSEQQFGVFKDFDFLDVELEDAEELQGESMDNFNWGVRRRSLDSMDKGEGDGDTPSLQECQYAGSTPSLNLTNQEDTDESSEEEMNSDSATDDATSNHVDSLQQSQESSCSGLTEETTALLPRVDSPALEMPRSDSLSSQLPEDGVSMTAADELSSSVSTDTGFGSSAPPLPPDPPELYDLTDTQDPHDQLDPAPPPPPAIDTPPGSLCEEGDSLTVLPPLPDSPCGSVCEEDVTLALKELDERCEEEEADFSDMSSSHLHVEKRNLGVVSEKPECCWHEYFSQDEGDQDGYPEIKASPPPSPFLSAILAAFQPVAYDNEEDAWRCHVNQMLSDTDGSSAVYTFHVFSRLFKSMHRKFSTITHSSVRFLGERLQRMGNQFLSSLEVMTSHSQCPTVLLDAETLVSCGLLETLKFSVLELQEHLDTYNGKREAAEEWLENCRKTFGDKDDNQRPNTQAQQMEKLAELELCRRLYKLHFQLLLLFQAYCKLISLVDTIKGDAEVTNMSEELAMLESCLKQAETGVDGQEEMGVSDASQTSTESAIQSLIESLRARDFGSALTQVKTFRSLWPNDIFGNESDDAVQTLLHIYFRHQTLGQTGCLAVVGPSRDLSQASGRLMELNLQIREALSQACQLPQTTVVSTGL, encoded by the exons GAGAAACCCTTATCACGGTCCCTTCAGAGAGGGGAAGATGCCCAGTTTGATCAG TTAATAAGCTCTATGAGCTCCGTAGCGGAACACTGTTTGCCCTCCCTGCTGCGAACACTATTTGACTGGTATCGGCGGCAGAGCGGCACTGAGGATGAGTCCTATGAGTACAGGCCTCGCTCCAGCACCAAGTCCAAAGG GGATGAACAGCATCGGGACAAAGACTACCTGTTGGAGCGGAGGGACTTAGCCATAGATTTCATATTCTGTTTAGTTTCAGTAGAAGTGTTAAAACAG ATTCCTCTTCATCCCGTGCCAGATGTTTTAGTACATGAAGTTCTGAACCTGGCATTCAAGCACTTTAAACACAAAGAGGG gTACTCTGGCCCCAACACTGGCAATGTACACATCATTGCTGACCTGTATGCTGAAGTCATTGGAGTGCTCACACAGTCAAA GTTCCAGGCGGTGCGTAAGAAGTTCATCACAGAGCTGAAGGAGCTGAGGCAGAAGGAGCAGAGCCCCTATGTGGTCCAGAGCATCATCAGCCTCATCATGGGCATGAAGTTCTTCAGGGTCAAGATGTACCCAGTGGAGGACTTTGAGGCCTCCTTCCAGTTCATGCAG GAGTGTGCGCAGTACTTCCTGGAGGTGAAGGATAAGGATGTAAAGCATGCCCTGGCTGGCCTGTTTGTGGAGATCCTTATCCCTGTTGCAGCT GCAGTGAAGAATGAAGTCAACGTGCCGTGCCTCAAGAACTTTGTTGAGATGCTCTACCAGACGACCTTTGACCTTAGCTCCAGAAAGAAGCACTCCTTG gcACTGTATCCTCTGGTGACGTGTCTGCTGTGTGTCAGTCAGAAGCAGTTCTTCCTCAATAACTGGCACATCTTCCTCACAAACTGCCTCTCTCATCTGAAG ATGCCGTCTAACAACAGCATCAGAAAGCAGATTGAGACGCTGCAG AACAAAGATCCCAAGATGTCCCGTGTGGCGCTGGAGTCGCTCTACAGACTGCTGTGGGTCTACATCATCAGAATCAAGTGTGAGAGTAATACGGTCACACAGAG CCGGCTGCTCAGCATTGTTTCAGCACTTTTCCCCAAAGGTTCCCGCAGTGTGGTGCCGAGGGATACGCCCCTCAACATCTTCGTCAAGATCATCCAGTTCATAGCTCAG GAAAGGCTGGACTTTGCTATGAAGGAGATCATTTACGACCTCCTTTGTGTTGGGAAATCTCACAAGACCTTCACCATCAACCCAGAG AGGATGAATATCGGCCTCAGGGCCTTCCTGGTCATAGCTGACAGTTTGCAGCAGAAGGACGGGGAGCCTCCAATGCCAACCACAGGGGTCATCATGCCTTCAGGAAACACCCTGCGCGTCAAGAAGATCTTCCTGGCCACCACCCTCACTGACGAGGAGGCCAAGGTCATCG gcatgtCACTATACTACCCTGCCGTGAGGAAGGCCTTGGACAACATCCTACGTCACCTAGACAAGGAGGTGGGCCGTTCCATGAGCATGACCAGCGTCCAGATGTCCAACAAGGAACCTGAGGACATGATCAC GGGGGAGAGGAAGCCAAAGATCGACCTGTTTCGTACGTGTGTGGCAGCCATCCCCAGACTGATCCCAGACGGCATGAGCCGACAAGACCTCATTGAGCTGCTGGCCAA GCTGACCATCCACATGGATGAGGAGCTGCGCGGCCTGGCCTTCACCACCCTGCAGGCCCTGATGGTGGACTTCCCAGAGTGGAGGGAGGACGTGCTCTCCGGCTTTGTCTACTTTGTTGTGCGTGAGGTCACCGACGTCCATCCCACGCTGTTGGACAATGCTGTCAAGATGCTGCTGCAGCTCATCAGCCAGTGGAGGCAGGCCGTCCAGACCAGCAACAAGAGCCACGAGGCCCAG CAGGGCCCTGGCAGCGGTACGCCTCTCCCCCTGGAACGCTCTCCTCTGTGGGGGGTGCTGCATGTGGTGGAGGGCCTGGCTCTGGTGGTGCTGTGCAGCTGCCGCCCCGCCACCCGCAGGCTGGCCGTTAACGTCCTCAAAGAGGTCCGAGCCCTGCACACCGCTTTGGGAATCGCCAAG GGAGACGAGGAATTGGCCATAGATGTTATGGACAGAGTCAGTGCGTCTGTGCTGGAGAGCTTCATCCACCTGACTGGAGCTGACCAG ACCAACCTCCTTTACTGTCCCAGCGGTATTGACCTGCAGACGCTGGCAGAATGGAGCTCGTCTCCTATCAGCCACCAGTTCGACGTGGTCAGCCCGTCGCACATCTGGGTGTTTGCCCATGTGACGCAAGGTCAGGACCCCTGGGCCATAAGCCTGTCCAGCTACCTGCGCCAGGAGCACCTGCCCAAGCATTGCCCCACCGCGGTCAGCTATGCCTGGATGTTTGCCTACACACGCCTCCAGTTGCTGTCTCCACAAGTGGACATCAA CAGCCCTATAAATGCCAAGAAGGTGAACAGCCTGAGCAGCAGTAGTGACTCATACGTGGGGCTATGGAGGAACTACCTTATCCTCTGTTGCAGCTCCGCCACCTCCTCCCCCaactcctcctcatcctccacctCCGGCTCCGTCCGCTGCTCCCCGCCTGAGACGCTGGCGTCCACGCCGGACAGTGGCTACAGCTATGACTCAAAG aTTATTGGCACTCCGTCCCCCTCATCCCTGTTCAAACACGTCGTCCCGATGATGCGCTCTGAGAGCATGGACATAACAGAGTCTCTCGTCCTGGGTCTTGGCCGGACCAACCCCGTGGCCTTCAG AGAGTTAATAGAGGAGCTGAACCTCATCATTAAGGAGGCTCTGGAGAGGAGGCCGGAG AACATGAAGCGACGCAGGCGCCGTGACATCCTCAGGGTCCAGCTGGTCCGGATCTTTGAGCTGCTGGCGGATGCTGGAGTCATCAGTCAGAC TACGAGTGGCGGTCTGGATGGGGAGAGTCACTCTCTGAACTCTACCCTGTTGGAGTATGTGGATCTGACCAGACAGCTGCTGGAGGCCGAAAATGACAAAGACTCAGACACACTGAAGGACATCCGCTGCCACTTCAGCGCCTTGGTGGCCAATATCATCCAGAACGTCCCAG TTCACCAGAGGAGGACCATCTTCCCCCAGCAGTCTCTGAGACACAGTCTGTTCATGTTGTTCAGCCACTGGGCCGGGCCGTTCAGCATCATGTTCACCCCGCTGGATCGCTACAGCGACCGCAACATGCAGATCAACCGGCACCAGTACTGTGCACTCAAG GCCATGTCTGCTGTGTTGTGCTGCGGTCCAGTTGCTGACAACGTGGGCCTCTCCTCAGATGGCTACCTTTACAAGTGGCTGGACAACATCCTGGACTCCCAGGACAGGAAG GTGCACCAGTTGGGCTGTGAGGCTGTGATGCTGCTGTTGGAGCTGAATCCAGACCAGAGTAACCTGATGTTCTGGGCCGTGGACCGCTGCTACACTGGGTCACGGCGCGTGGCGGCCGGTTGCTTCAGGGCCATCGCCAACGTCTTTCACAACAG GGATTACCAGTTTGACACTGTGGTGCTGCTCAACCTAATCCTGTTCAAGGCAGCTGATTCGTCCAGAGATATCTATGAGGTGGCCATGCAGCTGTTGCAG ATCTTGGAGCCCAAGCTCTTCCGTTACGCTCATAAACTAGAGATCCAGAGAACAGATGGGATTctgacccctccctctcccctgcctCACCTCTACTCCGTCTCCTACTACCAGTTGTCTGAGGAGCTGGCCCGGACCTACCCGGAGCTCACCATGCCCATTTTCTCAG AGGTAAGCCAGCGCATCCAGACAGCGCACCCTGGTGGTCGCCAGGTGATGCTTCACTACCTCTTGCCGTGGATGAACAACGTGGAGCTGGTGGACTTTAAGCCTTCGCCTCGGAGACAGGAGGAGGCGCCCatgggtgaggaggaggaggatgccCGGGAGCGTGACTTGATGATGGTCAACAGCCGCCGCTGGCTCCGAGGGGAGGGCTGGGGCTCCCCGCACGCCACAACCATGGTGCTCAACAACCTCATGTTTATGACTGCCAAG TATGGGGATGAGTTTGCCTGGTCAGAGATAGAGAATGTGTGGACCACCCTCGCAGACAGCTGGCCAAAGAACCTCAAGATCATCCTGCACTTCCTGATCAGCATGTCAGGGGTTAACAGTGAGCCCAGCCTCCTGCCCTAT GTGAAGCGGGTGGTGGTGTACCTGGGCAGAGATAAGACTATGCAGCTTCTGGAAGAGCTGATGTTTGAACTGGACCTGACAGACCCAGTGAGCTCGGCTGTCACTCATATGGACAACCCCCCCTACTACCGCATCACCTCCAGCTACAAGATCCCCTCGGTCACCTCAGCAG CTCCTAGATGCCTTTCCCGGTCTCTGTCCACAGGAACCACCTCCAGCAGTAACACCATGGTGCCGGGAGCAGAAGGTCACCATGACACCAGCAAGAACAAAGACCCCAACATGGATGACAG TTATGTCCATCTGGACATCTACAGCGGTCTGAACAGTAACCTGAACCGCCAGCACCACCGCCTGGAGTCTCGCTACAGCAGCAGCTCTGGAGGATCCTACGAGGAGGAGAAGA GTGATTCTATGCCGCTGTACGCTAACTGGCGTCTGAAGGTGATGGACCACAACCGTCCAGAGCCACTCCCCTTCCCGCCCACAGGGGGCTGCTGGTCCCCTCTGGTGGATTACCTGCCAGAGACTAATACCCCCGGAGTACCCCTCCACAG GTGCAACATCGCTGTGATCCTACTGACTGACCTCATAGTGGACCACGGGGTCAAGGTGGAGTGGAGTGCCTACATTCACCTCCTGCTGCACTCCATCTTCATAG GGTTTGACCACCAGCATCCCGAGGTCTATGAGCACTGTAAACGCCTGCTGCTTCACCTGCTTGTGGTCCAGGGAACCAACAGCAGCGTCCAATCCCTGGCCTCCGTGCTACTGCGCAACCGGGAGTACAACGACCCCAAGGTGCTGACTGTGAAGCCAACGCCCCACCAGTTCAACCTCACAG GAGTGTGTGACTTTGTGCCAGACTACCAGCCGTCTCCCATGACAGACTCAGGCCTGAGCTCCAGCTCGACATCGTCCAGCATCAGCCTGGGAGCCGGAGGAACGCCCCTGCCTCACCTCACCCCTGCCCTGATCAATGAGGTGGATGTCACCGCCGAGCAGGACGAGAAGGTCAAAGCCCTCATTGAGTTTGTCACTTCCAG GAAGCGGGGTCCCCTGTGGAACCACGAGGATGTGTCACCCAAGAACCCCCACATAAAGAGTGCTGACCAGCTCAGCGTGTTCCTCAGACATGTAGTGACTGTCTTCAAACAGTCCGAGTCAG gTTTCCAGCTGGACCAGTTGCTCAGTGAGGTCGCCCTGCAGACGGCCTTGTCCTGCTCCTCTCGGCACTATGCAGGCCGATCCTTCCAGATCTTCAGGGCACTCAAACAACCTCTGACAGCTGCCACTCTTTCTGCTGTCCTGTCACGCCTTGTAGAGACAGTGGGAGATCCTGGAGAGGAAGCACAG GGTTTTGTTATCGAGCTGCTGCTGACTTTGGAGTCAGGGATCGACACGCTCGCTGACACCGTGAAGAACTATGACCTTCTCATCGCCTTGGCACA GGCCTCTGCTCCTGAGCACTCGCTGGGGGCTAAGTTTGCAGCCAATAGGAAGAGCACGGGCCAGCTGAACCTGAGCAGTGGGGGTCTGTTCCTCCCGGGCCACTACCCGCATGGCCACGCCCGCAGCAACTCCCTCCGCGCCAGCCTCATGGGCGAGCGCAAGGGCGACCGCCGCCGCAGCAACACCCTGGACGTCGCCGACCGCCTCTGTGGTAGCCACGGCAACCTGGCCCGAACGCGGAGCTTGTCGTCTTTGCGGGAGGGCGGAGGGGGTGGGCCCGGCAGGGAGGCCACCCCTCCGGTGGACCCGTCCAACCTGATGGCCACGGTGTTCTGGATAGCCACCTCCCTCCTGGAGTCGGACTACGAGTTTGAGTACCTGCTGGCCCTGCGGCTGCTCAACAAGCTACTGGGCCAGCTTCCCCTGGAGAAGGCCGACAGCAGGGAGAGGCTGGAGAGGGTGCAAGCCAAGCTGAAGTGGTACAGCTTCCCCGGCCTGCTGCAGCTGTTCCTCAAGGGCTTCACCTCAACGTCCACCCAGGAGCTCACCATCCACCTGCTCAGCAAGCTCATCAGCGTCTCCCGACACACTCTGGTCGACCCCTCCCAGGTGGCAGGTAAGAGAGCAG GATTCCCTCTGAACATCCTGTGCCTGCTGCCTCACCTCATCCAGCACTTTGACAACCCTACACCGTTCTGCAAGGAGACGGCTGACAAGATAGCCAAGGTGTGTGCCGAGGAGAAGACGTCCACGCTGTCCAACAAGTCAGCCACGCTGTCTAACCTGGCACATATGATGACCCTGTACAGCACTCACAGCTACTCCAGAGactacagcaactggatcaACGTGGTGTGTCGCTACCTACACGACGCCTTCCCTGAGATCACCTTCAATCTGGTCACCTACCTGGCCGAG TTGCTTGAGAAAGGCCTACCCAGCATGCAGCAGTCCCTGCTACAGATCATCTACAGCCTGTTGAGTCACATTGACCTTTCAGCTGCGCCGGTCAAACAGTTCAACCTGGAGATCATGAAGATCATTGGCAAATACATCCAG AGCCCGTACTGGAAGGAGGCCCAGAACATCCTGAAGCTGGTGGTGTCTCGGTCGGCCAGCCTGGTGGTGCCAGATGAGATGCAGCGCTCCTATAGCACCGAGTCCTCAGGGTCCCCAGAGATCGCCTTCACTCGGATATTCAACAACTCCTCTAAGGAGCTGCCCGGCAAGACGCTGGACTTCCACTTTGACATCTCAGAG ACGCCCATCATAGGGCATAAGTATGGGGACCAGCGCACAGCTGCGGGGCGGAATGGGAAGCCGCAGGTCATCGCTGTGACACGAAGCACGTCTTCCACATCCTCTGGATCCAACTCCAATGGCCTGGTGCCTGTCAGCTGGAAGAGGCCTCAGCTCTCCCAG AGGAGAACTAGAGAGAAGCTCATGAATGTTCTCTCTCTGTGCGGTGCCGAGTCGGGCATTCCCAAGAATCCTTCTGTAAGACACCCTGCATGTCAAACT GTGGTGTTCTCGTCCAACGAGGACCTGGACTCAGGCGACCAGCAGACCAGTCTGATCCCCACAGTGGAGGAGGCGGTAAGGGAAGAGGAGGTTCAAGGGGAGGACGCAGGAAGTGAGCAGCAGTTTGGGGTCTTCAAGGACTTTGACTTCCTGGATGTGGAGCTGGAGGACGCAGAG GAGCTGCAG GGCGAGAGCATGGACAACTTCAACTGGGGCGTGCGTCGGCGCTCCCTGGACAGCATGGACAAGGGGGAAGGAGACGGGGACACGCCGTCCCTGCAGGAGTGTCAGTACGCGGGCAGCACGCCCAGCCTCAACCTCACCAACCAGGAGGACACGGACGAGTCGTCTGAGGAGGAG ATGAACAGTGACTCAGCTACGGACGACGCCACGTCCAACCACGTGGACTCTCTGCAGCAGTCCCAGGAGTCATCCTGCAGTGGTCTGACGGAAGAGACCACCGCCCTGCTGCCCCGCGTGGACAGCCCCGCCCTGGAGATGCCCCGCTCCGACTCCCTCAGCAGCCAGCTGCCTGAG GACGGGGTTAGCATGACGGCAGCGGACGAGCTGAGCAGCAGTGTGAGCACAGACACGGGGTTTGGCAGCAGTGCCCCCCCTCTGCCCCCGGACCCCCCGGAGTTGTACGATCTCACGGACACGCAGGACCCCCACGACCAACTTGACCcggccccccctccccctccggCCATAGACACCCCGCCGGGATCCCTCTGTGAGGAGGGGGACTCCCTCACGGTCCTGCCCCCCCTCCCAGACAGCCCCTGTGGCTCCGTGTGCGAGGAGGATGTGACGCTGGCACTGAAGGAGCTGGATGAACgctgtgaggaggaggaggcggacTTCTCGGATATGTCCAG TTCACACTTGCATGTGGAGAAGAGGAATCTGGGGGTTGTAAGCGAGAAGCCGgagtgttgctggcatgaatATTTCAG TCAAGACGAGGGGGATCAGGATGGTTATCCCGAGATCAAGgcctccccacccccctctcccttcctctccgcCATCCTGGCAGCTTTCCAGCCTGTCGCCTATGACAACGAGGAGGATGCCTGGCGTTGCCATGTCAACCAGATGTTGTCTGACACGGATGGGTCCTCTGCTGTGTACACCTTCCACGTGTTCTCCCGACTGTTTAAG AGCATGCATCGGAAgttttccaccatcacccaCTCGTCGGTTCGTTTCCTTGGAGAAAGGCTGCAGCGAATGGGGAACCAGTTCCTTAGTTCCCTGGAGGTCATGACCTCTCACTCTCAGTGCCCCACGGTGCTGCTGGACGCTGAAACA CTGGTGTCATGTGGGCTCCTGGAGACTCTGAAGTTCAGCGTGCTGGAGTTGCAGGAACACCTGGACACGTACAACGGGAAGAGGGAGGCAGCCGAGGAG TGGTTAGAGAACTGCAGGAAGACGTTTGGCGACAAGGACGACAACCAGCGCCCCAACACTCAGGCCCAG CAAATGGAAAAACTAGCA gagTTGGAGTTGTGTCGCCGGCTGTACAAGCTGCACTTCCAGCTACTGCTGCTCTTCCAGGCCTACTGTAAACTCATCAGTCTTGTGGACACCATCAAGGGAGATGCTGAG